One region of Quercus lobata isolate SW786 chromosome 2, ValleyOak3.0 Primary Assembly, whole genome shotgun sequence genomic DNA includes:
- the LOC115977626 gene encoding hsp70-Hsp90 organizing protein 3-like, producing MRIYQVTAEEAEVISYFLFGGIYAKANKPHSFRGTQIQSHALAEQAKANAYAAFSSGDFSTAVRHFSTAMSVGPSNYLLYSNRSAAYARLHQYSEALADAEKAVKLKPDWSRGYCRLGAAHLGLGQLDEAVTAYNKGLEFDPCDEGLKAGLVNCYEKMNDDSNDGYKWRIYGQKHVKGSNYTRSYYKCAYPTCPVKKKVERSPAGHITETIYKGSHNHPKSAEESSSDSEDQGSSCVCELTGSSDSENEGAAETREEERVGDGDEPNLKKRMTYAVTEPKITKQTRSEVRGSNGNPRQASLVLSSFKGMLSWPKMWHKLTVNPTTQAYLQNNDFVRMMHELHNNYLKDKRVIQALGVLLNINIWTPTSVDAEIPQSSSLLSLQPERKKSAQIELAKELDLMELTADEGMDRESQACKEQEMGNAAYTKNDFDTAIAHYTKVMELDDGNISCLMNRAVAYLAIGQYDECIKDCDEVVERGRQLKSGSKMIAITLNRKGIALVKMAKHSKDYEPAIETFQKALSEHCIPGTLKKLNDAEQAKRELEQQEYFDTKLADEEHEKDVEVVALSPKTQLAMNEFVCEICKKGFKREPNLQLHWRGHNLSWKPSQGLVSTVDSSPPMPAPAQAEARLAPPQSTGVISLVLPIKSPEETSENEIASEHHGMEIDIEEVKMTDSSEQKKFEIEEMGNDASQTRQPDVIQVENMQLQASSTLKPQRVLFDINAVNILKSSGLIQSQIEDVEMKSEASEQRGFFLMQSGLGLTMPPKDEDWKNAKEIYLMDNELSILPENPRCPNLSALFLPRNYKLRMIPPSFSDHMPALQILN from the exons ATGAGGATTTATCAAGTCACTGCCGAAGAAGCCGAAGTCATTTCCTACTTTCTGTTCGGCGGCATATATGCGAAAGCCAACAAGCCTCACTCGTTCCGCGGCACTCAAATTCAATCTCATGCCTTGGCTGAACAAGCCAAAGCCAATGCCTACGCGGCCTTCTCCTCCGGCGACTTCTCCACCGCCGTCCGCCACTTCTCGACGGCGATGTCAGTTGGTCCCTCCAACTACCTCCTTTACTCAAACCGCTCCGCCGCCTACGCTCGCCTCCACCAGTACTCCGAAGCCTTGGCCGACGCCGAGAAAGCAGTCAAGCTCAAGCCTGATTGGTCCAGAGGCTATTGCCGGCTCGGCGCGGCTCACCTCGGCTTGGGCCAGCTCGATGAAGCCGTAACGGCTTATAACAAAGGGCTCGAGTTCGACCCCTGCGATGAGGGGCTCAAAGCCGGATTAGTGAATTGTTATGAGAAAATGAATGATGATTCAAATGATGGGTACAAGTGGCGTATATATGGGCAGAAGCATGTTAAGGGCAGTAACTATACACGAAGCTACTACAAATGTGCTTATCCGACTTGTCCtgttaaaaaaaaggttgagcGTTCACCTGCAGGACACATAACTGAAACTATCTACAAAGGCTCTCATAATCATCCAAAATCTGCAGAAGAAAGTAGTAGTGACAGTGAGGATCAAGGATCATCATGCGTTTGTGAGTTAACTGGATCAAGCGATAGTGAGAATGAAGGTGCTGCAGAAAccagagaagaagagagggtTGGTGATGGTGATGAGCCAAATCTAAAGAAAAG GATGACATATGCTGTAACAGAACCAAAAATCACCAAGCAAACAAGAAGTGAAGTACGTGGGAGCAATGGCAATCCTCGTCAAG CTAGTTTAGTCTTATCTTCCTTCAAAGGCATGTTGTCGTGGCCTAAAATGTGGCACAAGCTCACAGTGAATCCAACCACCCAGGCCTACCTTCAAAATAACGATTTTGTGAGGATGATGCATGAGCTCCATAATAACTATCTTAAGGACAAGAGGGTTATACAAGCGCTTGGGGTTTTGTTGAACATCAACATCTGGACACCTACTTCTGTGGATGCAGAGATTCCTCAGTCTTCGTCTTTGCTGTCACTGCAGCCGGAGAGGAAGAAAAGCGCACAGATTGAGCTGGCGAAGGAACTGGATCTGATGGAGTTGACAGCAGATGAGGGGATGGATAGGGAGTCGCAGGCATGTAAGGAACAGGAAATGGGCAATGCAGCATACACTAAGAATGATTTCGATACTGCAATTGCGCATTATACTAAGGTGATGGAGTTGGATGATGGGAACATTTCGTGTCTCATGAATCGGGCTGTTGCTTATCTGGCAATAGGACAG TATGATGAATGTATTAAAGATTGTGATGAGGTTGTTGAAAGGGGAAGACAACTTAAATCAGGCTCTAAGATGATTGCAATAACTTTGAATAGGAAAGGAATTGCCTTGGTGAAAATGGCAAAACACTCAAAGGACTATGAACCTGCTATTGAGACCTTCCAAAAAGCTCTCTCAGAGCATTGCATCCCAGGAACATTGAAGAAACTAAATGATGCTGAACAAGCAAAGAGGGAACTAGAGCAGCAAGAAtattttgatacaaaattagCTGATGAGGAACATGAGAAAG ATGTGGAGGTGGTTGCTTTGTCTCCAAAGACTCAATTGGCGATGAATGAATTTGTTTGTGAAATTTGCAAGAAAGGGTTTAAGAGGGAACCGAATCTGCAACTTCATTGGCGAGGTCACAATCTTTCTTGGAAGCCAAGTCAGGGCTTAGTCTCTACAGTTGATTCATCGCCGCCAATGCCAGCACCTGCTCAAGCTGAAGCTCGACTAGCTCCTCCACAGTCAACTGGTGTAATATCCTTGGTTTTGCCAATCAAGAGTCCAG aagaaacaagtgaaaatgAAATAGCGTCAGAGCATCATGGTATGGAGATTGATATTGAAGAAGTTAAGATGACTGATTCAAGTgaacaaaagaaatttgaaattgaagaaaTGGGTAATGACGCTTCACAAACAAGACAACCAGATGTTATACAGGTTGAGAATATGCAACTGCAAGCATCAAGTACTCTGAAACCTCAAAGAGTGTTGTTTGATATCAATGCAGTAAATATCCTTAAATCTAGTGGGCTGATACAATCTCAGATTGAAGACGTTGAGATGAAATCTGAAGCAAGTGAGCAACGTGGATTTTTTCTTATGCAGAGTGGTTTAGGATTAACTATGCCGCCAAAGGATGAGGATTGGAAGAACGCCAAAGAGATTTACTTGATGGACAACGAGTTGTCCATTTTACCTGAGAATCCAAGGTGTCCCAATCTGTCAGCTCTGTTCCTTCCCAGAAACTACAAATTGAGAATGATTCCTCCGTCATTTTCTGATCACATGCCAGCCCTTCAAATCCTGAACTGA